One Loxodonta africana isolate mLoxAfr1 chromosome 8, mLoxAfr1.hap2, whole genome shotgun sequence DNA window includes the following coding sequences:
- the LOC104845603 gene encoding uncharacterized protein LOC104845603 has product MATGSDDDAVPVHPFSREAKRIVALPAADRHRLALAMLYSPEMRRKRTIRTLCMTILSAVFPTFKGPVVKVTPVITGEAVTWQMQLYGTPQLSIPEVPDDPEHRLGLYHATLNILIALFKDSRDNSHMRTAENRFKAFKVAVNTDMEHTPYPAINVSAYVIYLSLQPWCHRVLRRILSTRFTGPAEQMMVQVHMVARWSQMTTLSAIKRFLNECDSSLILIPEVKEEIPKFYEAYERLREKTGEWFPYAKAIKHPEAQKVKTAAFPNLASAALYHAAETTPTMRNYRAGKHIRGGLPESTLKSAFERKISREERATLHSLCISGEVSDQVSQTPTEAESSTDDD; this is encoded by the coding sequence ATGGCGACTGGTTCAGATGACGACGCGGTGCCTGTGCACCCTTTTTCCAGAGAGGCCAAGAGGATCGTTGCTCTGCCTGCTGCTGACAGACATCGGCTTGCCCTGGCAATGCTATACTCTCCAGAAATGAGGCGAAAACGAACTATCAGGACCCTGTGCATGACTATCTTATCTGCTGTTTTCCCAACCTTCAAAGGTCCTGTCGTCAAGGTCACCCCTGTCATTACTGGAGAAGCAGTTACTTGGCAAATGCAGTTATATGGCACCCCTCAGCTGTCAATCCCTGAAGTTCCCGATGATCCGGAACATAGGCTTGGATTATACCATGCAACGCTGAACATTCTCATCGCCTTGTTCAAGGACTCACGGGACAATAGCCATATGAGGACTGCAGAAAACAGGTTCAAAGCGTTCAAGGTGGCAGTCAATACAGACATGGAGCACACACCGTATCCTGCTATTAATGTGTCTGCTTATGTCATCTACTTGTCTCTTCAGCCCTGGTGTCATAGAGTCTTGCGTAGAATTTTAAGTACCAGATTCACAGGTCCAGCTGAACAGATGATGGTGCAAGTCCATATGGTGGCTCGATGGTCACAGATGACTACTCTCAGTGCTATTAAGAGGTTCCTTAACGAGTGTGATTCGAGCCTGATCCTAATACCTGAAGTAAAAGAGGAGATACCCAAGTTCTATGAAGCATATGAGAGACTTCGTGAAAAAACTGGAGAATGGTTTCCTTATGCCAAGGCAATCAAACACCCTGAAGCCCAGAAGGTGAAGACGGCAGCATTTCCAAACCTGGCATCTGCAGCTCTGTACCACGCAGCAGAGACAACACCAACTATGCGCAACTATAGAGCAGGGAAACACATTAGGGGAGGGCTCCCTGAAAGCACACTCAAAAGTGCTTTTGAGCGTAAAATCTCACGCGAAGAGCGGGCAACACTACACTCCCTATGCATCAGCGGTGAGGTGAGTGACCAAGTGTCACAGACACCGACAGAGGCAGAGTCATCCACGGATGATGATTAA